In Motilibacter aurantiacus, one genomic interval encodes:
- a CDS encoding ribose-phosphate diphosphokinase: MSGMTAKGEKRLMLFTGRAHPELATAVARELEVDIVPTSAYDFANGEIFVRFEESVRGSDAFVMQSHTAPLNQWIMEQLIMVDALKRASAKRITVVMPFYGYARQDKKHRGREPISARLMADLFKTAGADRLIVVDLHTAQIQGFFDGPVDHLFALPVLAQHVGARLDRSRLTVVSPDAGRVRVAERWTDTLNAPLAIIHKRRDPRVANQVKVHEVVGSVEGRVCVLVDDMIDTGGTITKAADALFENGAAEVIVVATHGVFSDPAVDRLKNSRITEVVVTDTLPIAQERRFDKLTVLPIAPLIARAIREVFHDGSVTSLFGGDA; this comes from the coding sequence ATGAGCGGGATGACCGCCAAGGGCGAGAAGCGGCTGATGCTGTTCACGGGCCGCGCCCACCCGGAGCTCGCGACGGCCGTGGCCCGCGAGCTCGAGGTCGACATCGTGCCGACCTCGGCGTACGACTTCGCGAACGGCGAGATCTTCGTGCGGTTCGAGGAGTCCGTGCGTGGCAGCGACGCCTTCGTCATGCAGAGCCACACCGCGCCGCTCAACCAGTGGATCATGGAACAGCTGATCATGGTCGACGCGCTGAAGCGGGCGTCGGCCAAGCGCATCACCGTGGTCATGCCGTTCTACGGCTACGCCCGCCAGGACAAGAAGCACCGCGGCCGCGAGCCGATCTCCGCGCGGCTCATGGCCGACCTGTTCAAGACCGCGGGCGCCGACCGCCTCATCGTCGTGGACCTGCACACGGCGCAGATCCAGGGCTTCTTCGACGGCCCGGTCGACCACCTGTTCGCCCTGCCCGTCCTCGCCCAGCACGTCGGCGCGCGGCTCGACCGCAGCCGGCTGACGGTCGTCAGCCCCGACGCCGGCCGGGTGCGGGTCGCCGAGCGCTGGACCGACACGCTGAACGCGCCGCTGGCGATCATCCACAAGCGGCGCGACCCCCGGGTCGCCAACCAGGTCAAGGTCCACGAGGTCGTCGGCTCCGTCGAGGGCCGGGTGTGCGTGCTCGTCGACGACATGATCGACACCGGCGGCACGATCACCAAGGCCGCCGACGCGCTGTTCGAGAACGGCGCGGCCGAGGTCATCGTCGTCGCGACCCACGGTGTGTTCTCCGACCCCGCGGTCGACCGGCTGAAGAACAGCCGCATCACCGAGGTCGTCGTGACGGACACCCTGCCGATCGCGCAGGAGCGCCGGTTCGACAAGCTGACCGTGCTCCCGATCGCGCCGCTGATCGCGCGCGCGATCCGCGAGGTCTTCCACGACGGCTCCGTGACCAGCCTGTTCGGCGGGGACGCCTGA
- the glmU gene encoding bifunctional UDP-N-acetylglucosamine diphosphorylase/glucosamine-1-phosphate N-acetyltransferase GlmU produces MRSRTPKVLHAAAGRSLLGHVLTSVREISPARVVVVVGAGRDKVVAHLAETAPEALPVVQERQGGTGHAVRTALEALPDLTGTVVVTAGDTPLLSPATLQALVGTHAATGAAATVLTALLDDPTGYGRVLRDPAGNVAAIVEHRDATPEELAVHEINSGIYAFAADHLRSALAQLTTDNAQGEEYLTDVLAILREQARPVAAVVAPDALDVAGVNDRSQLALAGAALRDRLLLRWMRAGVTVVDPLTTWVDADVELAPDVTLLPGVRLHGRTSVAAGAVVGPDTTLVDTEVGADAVVRSSTCEGARIGERATVGPYTFLRPGTVLGAGAKAGGFVEMKNAVLGQEAKVPHLSYVGDAEVGDGTNVGAATIFANYDGVAKHRTTVGAHVRIGSDTVLVAPVTVGDGAYTAAGSVVTDDVPPGALAIGRSRQGTVDGWVERRRSGTSSAQAAQEARRAAPDGGGGNDGDGIDSEGVGR; encoded by the coding sequence GTGGGGGCGGGGCGGGACAAGGTCGTGGCCCACCTGGCCGAGACCGCGCCCGAGGCGCTGCCCGTCGTCCAGGAGCGGCAGGGCGGCACCGGCCACGCGGTCCGCACCGCCCTCGAGGCGCTCCCCGACCTCACCGGCACGGTCGTGGTCACGGCCGGGGACACCCCGCTGCTGTCGCCGGCCACGCTGCAGGCGCTCGTCGGGACGCACGCCGCCACCGGTGCGGCCGCCACGGTCCTCACCGCGCTGCTCGACGACCCCACCGGCTACGGCCGGGTGCTGCGTGACCCGGCGGGCAACGTCGCCGCGATCGTCGAGCACCGGGACGCGACGCCCGAGGAGCTCGCGGTCCACGAGATCAACAGCGGCATCTACGCCTTCGCCGCCGACCACCTGCGGTCAGCGCTCGCGCAGCTCACCACCGACAACGCGCAGGGCGAGGAGTACCTCACCGACGTGCTCGCCATCCTGCGCGAGCAGGCCCGACCGGTCGCGGCCGTCGTGGCCCCCGACGCGCTCGACGTCGCCGGCGTGAACGACCGCTCCCAGCTCGCCCTCGCCGGGGCGGCGCTGCGCGACCGCCTGCTGCTGCGGTGGATGCGCGCCGGGGTCACGGTCGTCGACCCGCTCACGACCTGGGTGGACGCGGACGTCGAGCTGGCCCCTGACGTCACGCTGCTGCCCGGCGTACGCCTGCACGGGCGCACCTCGGTCGCCGCGGGCGCCGTCGTCGGCCCGGACACGACGCTGGTCGACACCGAGGTCGGGGCCGACGCGGTCGTGCGCAGCTCCACCTGCGAGGGGGCACGCATCGGGGAGCGGGCGACCGTCGGGCCCTACACGTTCCTCCGCCCGGGCACCGTTCTCGGGGCCGGGGCGAAGGCCGGCGGCTTCGTGGAGATGAAGAACGCGGTCCTCGGGCAGGAGGCCAAGGTGCCGCACCTGTCCTACGTCGGCGACGCCGAGGTCGGCGACGGGACCAACGTCGGCGCGGCGACGATCTTCGCCAACTACGACGGGGTCGCCAAGCACCGCACGACCGTCGGCGCGCACGTGCGCATCGGCAGCGACACGGTCCTGGTCGCGCCGGTCACGGTGGGGGACGGGGCGTACACCGCGGCCGGGTCCGTCGTCACCGACGACGTGCCGCCCGGCGCGCTGGCCATCGGGCGCAGCCGGCAGGGCACGGTCGACGGATGGGTCGAACGCCGGCGGTCGGGCACATCGAGTGCGCAGGCCGCGCAGGAGGCCCGGAGGGCCGCGCCCGACGGCGGGGGCGGGAACGACGGCGACGGAATCGACAGCGAGGGAGTGGGCCGATGA
- a CDS encoding PqqD family protein, translating to MRIRSEGLAARSFDAETVVLDLEKSQYLTLNETGSLLYELLRQERTMDELVDAVVAEYSVDRATALRDVEAFVAALREHGLLTESDVLA from the coding sequence ATGCGCATCCGATCCGAAGGCCTGGCCGCGCGCTCGTTCGACGCCGAGACGGTCGTCCTCGACCTGGAGAAGTCGCAGTACCTCACCCTGAACGAGACGGGGTCGCTCCTCTACGAGCTGCTGCGGCAGGAGCGGACGATGGACGAGCTGGTGGACGCCGTCGTCGCGGAGTACAGCGTCGACCGCGCGACCGCGCTGCGCGACGTCGAGGCGTTCGTGGCGGCACTGCGTGAGCACGGGCTGCTCACCGAGAGCGACGTCCTCGCCTGA